Sequence from the Qipengyuania gaetbuli genome:
CTTTGCGCTGTGGGCGCTGGTGCACATCATGCTCAGCCCCACCCCGCGCCAGTTGGTGCTCGCCGGCTCGCTCGGCTTCCTCGCGCTCGTCGGGGCGCATATGCAGGACCGCAAGAAGGAAGTGCTGATGGGAGATGCCTGGGCAGGATGGGAAGCGCAGACCAGCTACTGGCCGCGCGTGTCGGGGTTTGCCAAGGCCGGGGGCGCAGCGTGGGCTGGCGGGGTCGCCATCTGGCTCGCGGCGACCTATGGGCACATCCACGCGATCGGCATACCTGCAGGCGTCTGGCGCTGGTTCTAGGGCCCCAGGCCGCGCGACCTATTCGCCGGTGAACCTTGGCACGCGCTTTTCGATCAGCGCGTCGACGCCTTCCATGTGGTCGCGCGTGGAATGCATCAGCGCCTGTGCATTGGCTGCCATTTCCAGCGCGGCGTCGTAGCTGGTCGAGCGCCCCTGCCGCATGAGGTTTTTGGCTTGCCGCAGGGCGTGCGGCGGCATTGCTGCGACCCTGCCTGCGAGCGCTGCGGCCTCGTCCATTAGCGCGTCATGGTCCACGACCCGGCTGACAAGGCCCCAGTCGAGCGCAGTGGCCGCGTCGATCACGTCTCCGGTATAGAACAGCTCCGCCGCGCGCGCCTCGCCGATGATGCGCGGCAGGATCCATGTGCCACCATCGCCCGGGATGATACCGAGCTTGAGGAAGGTGACACCGAATTTCGCCTTCTCGCTCGCGATGCGCATGTCGGCAAGGCAGGCAAGGTCGCAGCCCAATCCGATGGCCGGCCCGTTCACCGCCGCGATCAGCGGGACGCGCAGCGAATAGAGTGCGCGCAGGATCTTGTGGATGTTGTTCCTGTAGCCGTCGGCGATTTCGGGCGCGGTCCCGCCGAAATTGCCGGTCTTGTCCTTCATCGCCTTGATGTCGCCGCCCGCACTGAAGGCGCGGCCCGCACCGGTCAGAATGACGCAGCGCACGTCCATGTCTGCATTGATGGCATCGCAGGCCGCCGCGAAAGCATCACCGTCGCCTGCCGCGCCGAGCGGGTTCATGCTGTCCGGTCGGTTGAGCGTCAGCGTGGTGACGTGGTCGGCGCATTTGATCTGAAGCAATGACATGGAGGGCGCTTCCTTTCAGCCTGCTCATGCCAGCCGCCGGTTGGTTCGTCACCACAAACCGGCGGGAAGGGCCGATGCCCTTAACGCAAGCGAAGGAGTGACCGATATGAGAACCCGCACCATA
This genomic interval carries:
- a CDS encoding crotonase/enoyl-CoA hydratase family protein translates to MSLLQIKCADHVTTLTLNRPDSMNPLGAAGDGDAFAAACDAINADMDVRCVILTGAGRAFSAGGDIKAMKDKTGNFGGTAPEIADGYRNNIHKILRALYSLRVPLIAAVNGPAIGLGCDLACLADMRIASEKAKFGVTFLKLGIIPGDGGTWILPRIIGEARAAELFYTGDVIDAATALDWGLVSRVVDHDALMDEAAALAGRVAAMPPHALRQAKNLMRQGRSTSYDAALEMAANAQALMHSTRDHMEGVDALIEKRVPRFTGE